One Umboniibacter marinipuniceus DNA window includes the following coding sequences:
- a CDS encoding DUF6531 domain-containing protein — protein MQAYFADPCDGDVVDNIYVIGSRIALSWGGGTPSAVSSVSYGKDDNSKKDLLDFAVDIPELDVDDTEEFQCNSEGNGSVAAGTAFFSGNPIDVVRGIKLQWESDYKSGHRLPLRVNRLYRSDVTELALYGKGWSEASLPSLAHNAENVISIAVQGLVYAFYYDGTNASPLNSLEHGATLELLASEWSFVLPGRFRARFVAGSQSALSYGRVIQVSNVTGDTLSYSYSNTTTRLPYRVAHSSGSQLNYNYQTLNVSCTGSECNKVVTSISTDQGTWDYNYDNNGRLTEVISPTGVKTGYMYDSSHRLIGRTNDDGIRVRWWGYDSNGRANLSRKYGNEEEVTVTYSSFYSSEFGRTVNQAQVNDEHGRVTNVIYADDALGVPRILKNQAVGDSSCPSAVAEFTYEPDTGRLASELTNGGVLATYTYDVYGFPISRTETASDIDTTQVTRSFHSQVWGKLDSETLRFDGQDQHRVNYTYCTANNSTCKVGLPTAMTVTDLVNGGSRTTSWNYTVNGNGRVTKVEEISPTNVKLTMEYNDAGLITRQSLNNDVQLQVLSYGAAGLPTSVQYENLYKVNTAYNNDGQPTQASYQMLDGSSTLTTTYEYNNLGQLVNVVRPSSQTTTGESFDYDQNGRLITRSLGTWVDEEPPLPPPPLPGCNPWEPTCFNEL, from the coding sequence ATGCAAGCATATTTTGCCGACCCTTGTGACGGAGACGTAGTTGACAATATTTATGTCATTGGCTCGCGAATAGCATTATCGTGGGGAGGTGGTACACCGAGCGCGGTTTCATCCGTATCCTACGGAAAAGACGATAATTCCAAGAAAGACTTGCTGGACTTTGCTGTCGATATTCCTGAGTTGGATGTAGACGACACCGAAGAGTTTCAATGTAATTCGGAAGGAAATGGCAGTGTTGCTGCTGGAACAGCATTTTTCAGCGGGAATCCGATCGATGTAGTTAGAGGCATTAAGCTTCAATGGGAAAGTGACTACAAATCGGGGCACCGCTTACCGCTGCGTGTTAATCGACTATATCGTAGCGACGTAACTGAGTTGGCATTGTACGGTAAGGGATGGTCTGAAGCGTCGCTTCCATCGCTCGCGCACAACGCTGAGAATGTAATAAGCATCGCAGTCCAAGGGTTGGTTTACGCGTTTTATTATGATGGCACAAACGCCTCGCCGTTGAATTCATTAGAGCATGGGGCTACGCTCGAGTTACTAGCAAGCGAGTGGAGCTTTGTTCTTCCCGGTCGATTCCGTGCTCGCTTTGTAGCAGGTTCCCAGTCTGCTCTTAGCTATGGCCGCGTTATTCAGGTCTCGAATGTGACCGGCGATACCCTCAGCTATTCGTACAGCAACACAACAACCCGTCTCCCTTATCGAGTGGCCCACTCCTCAGGTTCACAACTGAACTACAACTACCAAACGCTCAACGTCAGCTGCACGGGTTCCGAGTGCAACAAAGTCGTCACGTCGATCAGTACAGACCAAGGAACTTGGGACTACAACTACGACAACAATGGTCGACTAACGGAAGTGATTAGCCCAACAGGCGTAAAGACCGGCTACATGTACGATTCATCTCATCGACTCATTGGTCGAACCAACGATGACGGTATTCGAGTGCGTTGGTGGGGTTACGACAGTAATGGCCGCGCTAACTTGTCACGTAAATACGGTAACGAGGAAGAAGTAACGGTTACGTACTCAAGCTTCTATTCGTCGGAATTCGGGCGCACGGTGAATCAAGCACAAGTTAACGACGAACATGGTCGAGTCACAAATGTGATCTACGCCGATGACGCCTTAGGTGTGCCTAGAATTCTGAAGAACCAAGCAGTGGGCGACAGCAGCTGCCCGAGTGCCGTAGCAGAATTCACTTACGAACCCGATACCGGTCGTTTAGCCTCCGAACTAACCAACGGAGGTGTGCTGGCCACCTACACTTACGATGTTTATGGCTTTCCGATTTCTCGAACCGAGACCGCTTCAGACATCGATACAACACAAGTGACGCGTAGCTTCCACAGCCAGGTCTGGGGTAAGCTCGATAGCGAAACACTTCGTTTTGATGGTCAAGATCAACACCGCGTTAACTACACCTATTGCACAGCAAATAATTCCACGTGCAAAGTCGGCTTGCCTACTGCAATGACTGTCACTGACTTAGTGAATGGAGGAAGTCGCACCACAAGCTGGAACTACACCGTTAACGGCAACGGTCGGGTCACTAAGGTTGAGGAGATCTCACCGACCAACGTAAAACTTACCATGGAATACAACGACGCAGGTCTTATAACGCGACAGTCGCTCAACAACGACGTTCAACTGCAAGTGCTGAGTTATGGTGCAGCTGGTTTGCCAACGTCGGTCCAGTACGAAAATCTCTACAAGGTAAATACCGCCTACAATAATGACGGCCAGCCAACACAAGCCTCCTATCAAATGCTCGACGGAAGCTCTACTCTCACTACTACCTATGAGTACAACAACCTTGGTCAGCTCGTGAATGTCGTTCGACCGAGTAGTCAAACGACGACAGGTGAGTCATTTGACTATGATCAAAACGGCCGCCTGATCACTCGAAGTCTTGGAACTTGGGTAGATGAAGAGCCGCCATTACCGCCTCCCCCCCTTCCTGGTTGTAACCCCTGGGAACCAACCTGCTTTAACGAGCTTTGA